A stretch of the Sphingosinithalassobacter tenebrarum genome encodes the following:
- a CDS encoding sensor histidine kinase, with translation MAEQTSVETGRWLERLPIARDRPALAVAAMLAICVVALAVRFAADPWLTSGFPYVTFFPAVIISSFLFGVRIGGAAGVICGMLSWYFFIGERDAFTVNLTAMIALGFYCVVVGTDIVIIHWLQRANGHLAREREVSRALAHTRELLFRELQHRVSNNLQVAAGLLTLQKRGVADEGARHALDEASRRLALIGRISRQLYNAEGATRTMREFLEPLCADVVDASGRKGIRCTVNAAADALLAPDAAIPLALIVAEAVANAIEHGFAGRDEGSIDVELVREGEQLVRLEVRDDGHGLPEGFDIEASGSLGLRIAAMLARQLNGSFELIGGDGATARLRLPA, from the coding sequence ATGGCGGAGCAGACTTCAGTCGAAACCGGGCGCTGGCTCGAACGGCTGCCGATCGCCCGCGATCGCCCGGCGCTCGCCGTTGCGGCGATGCTGGCCATCTGCGTGGTTGCGCTGGCAGTGCGCTTCGCCGCCGACCCGTGGCTCACATCGGGGTTTCCCTATGTGACCTTCTTTCCCGCCGTCATCATCTCGTCCTTCCTGTTCGGCGTGCGGATCGGCGGCGCCGCGGGCGTGATCTGCGGCATGCTCAGCTGGTATTTCTTCATCGGCGAGCGTGATGCCTTCACCGTCAATCTCACTGCGATGATCGCGCTCGGCTTCTATTGCGTGGTCGTCGGCACCGATATCGTCATCATTCACTGGCTGCAGCGCGCCAACGGCCATCTGGCGCGCGAGCGCGAGGTCAGCCGCGCGCTCGCCCATACCCGTGAATTGCTGTTCCGCGAGTTGCAGCATCGCGTGTCGAACAATCTGCAGGTCGCCGCGGGGCTGCTTACGCTGCAGAAGCGCGGCGTGGCGGACGAGGGCGCGCGCCATGCGCTCGACGAAGCCTCGCGTCGGCTCGCGCTGATCGGGCGGATCAGCCGCCAGCTCTACAATGCCGAGGGTGCGACTCGGACGATGCGCGAATTTCTCGAGCCGCTCTGCGCCGATGTCGTCGATGCCAGCGGGCGCAAGGGGATTCGCTGCACGGTCAACGCCGCCGCCGACGCCCTGCTGGCGCCCGACGCGGCGATTCCGCTCGCGCTGATCGTCGCCGAAGCGGTCGCCAACGCGATCGAACATGGCTTTGCCGGTCGGGACGAGGGATCGATCGATGTCGAACTGGTCCGCGAAGGCGAGCAGCTTGTGCGGCTGGAAGTGCGCGACGACGGCCACGGCCTTCCCGAAGGGTTCGACATCGAGGCAAGCGGCAGCCTGGGGCTGCGTATTGCCGCGATGCTGGCACGGCAGCTGAACGGAAGCTTCGAACTGATCGGCGGCGATGGTGCTACGGCGCGGTTGCGACTGCCGGCATGA
- a CDS encoding hemerythrin domain-containing protein, giving the protein MAAPTNAELALDHAMIDCFARDLSRLIETEAPPAKLAEALSRLAKTVADHLDREDATIYDLAMRATPGMAAGSVERVQREFETLKDNWGRYLRVWTATEIAEDRDGFVRATRAMLPRLRDRVRLEGELLVAISLQQGGARSGEAA; this is encoded by the coding sequence ATGGCCGCACCGACCAACGCCGAACTTGCGCTCGATCATGCGATGATCGACTGCTTTGCCCGCGACCTTTCCCGGCTGATCGAAACCGAGGCCCCGCCGGCGAAGCTTGCCGAAGCGCTTTCGCGGCTCGCCAAGACGGTGGCCGACCATCTCGATCGCGAGGATGCGACCATCTACGACCTGGCGATGCGCGCCACGCCGGGCATGGCAGCGGGCAGCGTCGAGCGTGTGCAGCGCGAATTCGAAACGCTGAAGGATAATTGGGGGCGCTATCTGCGCGTCTGGACCGCGACGGAAATCGCCGAGGATCGCGACGGTTTCGTCCGCGCGACGCGCGCAATGCTGCCGCGGCTGCGCGACAGGGTGCGGCTCGAAGGCGAATTGCTCGTGGCGATCAGCCTGCAACAGGGCGGCGCGCGCTCGGGCGAAGCTGCCTGA
- a CDS encoding RrF2 family transcriptional regulator yields the protein MLTQRSRYALRAMLFLAQQPAGGRPIPMTRIAAEANVPRKFLELILADLRESGLLHSHRGKMGGYCLSRPTHLISLGEIIRVIEGPLALVPCVSRTAYRSCKDCKDEATCAIRAAMARVRDETARILDGTSLSDANAEDLEAA from the coding sequence ATGTTGACTCAGCGTTCCCGATACGCCCTCCGCGCGATGCTGTTCCTGGCGCAGCAGCCCGCCGGCGGGCGCCCCATCCCGATGACGCGTATCGCGGCCGAAGCGAATGTGCCGCGCAAGTTTCTCGAACTCATCCTCGCCGATCTGCGCGAATCCGGGTTGCTGCACAGCCATCGCGGCAAGATGGGCGGCTATTGCCTGTCGCGCCCGACGCATCTGATTTCGCTGGGGGAGATCATTCGCGTGATCGAAGGGCCGCTGGCGCTGGTTCCGTGCGTTTCGCGCACTGCCTATCGCTCGTGCAAGGATTGCAAGGACGAAGCGACCTGCGCGATCCGCGCGGCGATGGCCCGCGTGCGCGACGAAACCGCACGGATTCTGGACGGCACCAGCCTGTCGGACGCCAATGCCGAGGACCTGGAGGCGGCCTGA
- a CDS encoding GNAT family N-acetyltransferase, protein MTADAITLRIGGPEDFEALGALMFDAVRTGPSPYSEGQRAAWVPELRKGAEWDARLRPQHAVLAEDTAGRLLGFMTLAGGGYIDFAYIAPAARGMGLFRRMFDAVAQEARRQGVSRLWVHASLMAEPAFAAMGFTVVRREQVTIGAETLDRCEMAMGI, encoded by the coding sequence GTGACGGCTGACGCAATCACGCTGCGTATCGGCGGGCCGGAGGATTTCGAAGCGCTGGGCGCGCTGATGTTCGACGCGGTCCGCACCGGCCCCAGCCCCTATAGCGAGGGCCAGCGCGCCGCCTGGGTGCCCGAACTGCGCAAGGGCGCGGAATGGGACGCGCGGCTGCGCCCGCAGCATGCGGTACTGGCTGAGGACACCGCGGGACGCCTTCTCGGCTTCATGACTCTGGCGGGCGGCGGCTATATCGACTTCGCCTATATCGCGCCCGCTGCGCGCGGGATGGGGCTGTTCCGCCGGATGTTCGATGCGGTGGCGCAAGAAGCGCGGCGGCAGGGCGTATCGCGGCTATGGGTGCATGCCAGCCTGATGGCGGAGCCCGCCTTTGCGGCGATGGGGTTCACGGTCGTGCGGCGCGAGCAAGTGACGATCGGCGCGGAAACACTCGATAGGTGCGAAATGGCGATGGGGATTTAG
- the mscL gene encoding large conductance mechanosensitive channel protein MscL, which produces MLKEFRKFVMRGNVMDLAVGVIIGGAFATITKSLTDDVIMPVVGWIFGGFDFSSYFIQLGPVPEGYDGSLTNYAALKEAGVPILGYGEFVTVMINFLILAFIIFLFVRSVNRMMEAFEEEKPEVAAAEPTDVVLLREIRDELRAKRGGSDG; this is translated from the coding sequence ATGCTCAAGGAATTCCGCAAATTCGTGATGCGCGGCAACGTGATGGATCTCGCCGTCGGCGTGATCATCGGCGGCGCATTCGCCACCATCACCAAGTCGCTGACCGACGATGTCATCATGCCGGTGGTCGGCTGGATCTTCGGCGGGTTCGATTTTTCGAGCTATTTCATCCAGCTCGGCCCCGTACCCGAAGGCTATGACGGGTCGCTCACCAACTATGCCGCACTCAAGGAAGCGGGCGTGCCGATCCTCGGCTATGGCGAGTTCGTCACTGTGATGATCAACTTCCTGATCCTTGCCTTCATCATCTTCCTGTTCGTCCGTTCGGTGAACCGGATGATGGAAGCATTCGAGGAGGAAAAGCCCGAAGTCGCCGCCGCCGAGCCGACCGATGTCGTGCTGCTGCGCGAGATTCGCGACGAGCTTCGCGCGAAACGGGGCGGCAGTGACGGCTGA
- a CDS encoding LemA family protein, with protein sequence MKIRAALVLMSAVLLSACGLNSVPTAEENAKARWADVQAAYQRRADLVPNLVATVKGAAQSEGEILTEVTQARASASSVQLSGDDLTDPAKVEQFQAAQSRLGGSLSRLLVTVEKYPELRSQGRFADLQEQLEGTENRINIAIRDYNTAVQEYNTTIRTFPSAIGAKVFYGAEPMTPFQAEAGSDVAPTVDFGN encoded by the coding sequence ATGAAGATACGCGCTGCACTCGTGCTGATGTCGGCGGTGCTGCTTTCCGCCTGCGGGCTCAACAGCGTTCCGACCGCCGAGGAAAATGCCAAGGCGCGCTGGGCGGATGTTCAGGCCGCTTATCAGCGGCGTGCTGATCTGGTTCCCAATCTGGTCGCGACGGTGAAGGGCGCGGCACAATCGGAAGGCGAAATCCTCACCGAAGTGACGCAGGCACGCGCGAGCGCTTCCTCGGTGCAGCTGAGCGGCGACGATCTGACCGACCCCGCCAAGGTGGAGCAGTTCCAGGCGGCACAGAGCCGGCTCGGCGGCTCGCTCAGCCGGCTGCTGGTGACGGTCGAGAAATATCCCGAGCTGCGGAGCCAGGGCCGTTTCGCCGACCTGCAGGAACAGCTCGAAGGCACCGAGAACCGGATCAACATCGCGATCCGCGATTACAATACGGCGGTGCAGGAATATAACACGACGATCCGCACCTTCCCCTCGGCGATCGGCGCCAAGGTCTTTTACGGCGCCGAACCGATGACGCCGTTCCAGGCCGAGGCGGGATCGGACGTCGCGCCGACGGTCGATTTCGGCAACTGA
- a CDS encoding TPM domain-containing protein, whose translation MVTGALLLAACASASDCEQGRCATPEGQADIARAQAAGPYDFPALTGRVVDAADLLDAVQEARLTADSAALERETGHQFVIVTVPSLGAHAIEDYGIALGNQWGIGRAKEDDGVLLIVAPNERKVRIEVGCGLEETLTDEEAADIMAQHILPAFREGDFPAGIAAGAASIETEIGPET comes from the coding sequence ATGGTGACAGGGGCATTGCTCCTCGCCGCCTGCGCCTCGGCAAGCGATTGCGAGCAGGGGCGCTGCGCCACGCCGGAAGGCCAGGCCGATATCGCCCGCGCCCAGGCCGCCGGACCCTATGATTTTCCGGCGCTCACAGGACGCGTGGTCGATGCGGCCGACCTGCTCGACGCGGTGCAGGAGGCTCGGCTCACAGCCGATTCGGCGGCGCTGGAGCGCGAGACGGGACATCAGTTCGTGATCGTGACGGTGCCTTCGCTCGGCGCCCATGCAATCGAGGATTACGGCATCGCGCTCGGCAACCAATGGGGCATCGGCCGCGCAAAGGAAGACGATGGCGTGTTGCTGATCGTCGCGCCCAATGAGCGCAAGGTGCGGATCGAGGTCGGCTGCGGTCTCGAAGAAACGCTGACCGACGAAGAGGCTGCCGACATCATGGCGCAGCACATCCTGCCCGCCTTTCGCGAAGGCGATTTTCCCGCCGGTATCGCGGCGGGCGCGGCGTCAATCGAAACGGAGATCGGACCCGAAACGTGA
- a CDS encoding TPM domain-containing protein, whose amino-acid sequence MLLIGTQSALAQNFPKLSGRVVDAANLLSPEQEAQLSQMSAQVEAASSRQFVVATIPDLQDYPIEDYGYRLGREWGIGQEGANNGILLIVAPNERKVRIEVGYGLEPIMTDALSNRIIRNEILPRFRDGDMAGGIMAGAGAIAEQMQLPLEAAEQRALEAQEAEQSDGGNPVAALFIAFWILVILFILFAAIGGGRGGGGGGGGGRRRYRGGLGPVIIWGGMGGHHHGSGWGGGSSGGFGGFGGGGFGGGGGSFGGGGASGSW is encoded by the coding sequence ATGCTGCTTATCGGCACGCAATCGGCGCTGGCGCAGAATTTCCCCAAGCTCAGCGGCCGGGTGGTCGATGCGGCGAACCTGCTCTCGCCCGAGCAGGAGGCGCAGCTCAGCCAGATGTCGGCGCAGGTCGAGGCGGCGAGTTCGCGGCAATTCGTGGTCGCCACCATTCCCGATCTTCAGGATTATCCGATCGAGGACTATGGCTATCGGCTCGGCCGCGAATGGGGAATCGGACAGGAAGGCGCGAATAACGGCATATTGCTGATCGTCGCCCCCAATGAGCGCAAGGTGCGGATCGAAGTCGGCTACGGCCTCGAACCGATCATGACCGACGCGCTGTCGAACCGGATCATCCGCAACGAAATTCTCCCGCGCTTCCGCGACGGCGACATGGCGGGCGGGATCATGGCGGGCGCCGGTGCGATCGCCGAACAGATGCAATTGCCGCTCGAAGCCGCCGAACAGCGCGCGCTCGAAGCGCAGGAAGCCGAACAGAGCGATGGCGGCAATCCAGTCGCGGCGCTGTTCATCGCCTTCTGGATCCTCGTCATCCTGTTCATCCTCTTCGCGGCGATCGGTGGCGGTCGCGGCGGCGGGGGAGGCGGCGGCGGTGGCCGTCGGCGCTATCGCGGCGGGCTCGGCCCCGTCATCATCTGGGGCGGCATGGGCGGCCATCATCACGGCTCGGGCTGGGGCGGCGGTTCGTCGGGCGGCTTCGGTGGATTTGGCGGCGGCGGGTTCGGCGGCGGCGGCGGGTCGTTCGGCGGCGGCGGCGCATCGGGGAGCTGGTAG
- a CDS encoding TPM domain-containing protein, giving the protein MAGWKLDAEGHARVTAAAAEAERGTNGEIVTILSDQSDSYRDVALHYAVAAMLLVGGLCGLLPAIPEWLVTLGHGGWIDAVAPGLLIFVTMLLQVVAFLLVRYGLEYRPLRMALTPKATKSRRVQRRALALFRASAEKRTAAREGILLYLSLAEHRAEIIADEAIHGAVPMERWGDAMAALIDKVRAGDAADGMADAVAQIGSILAEHLPKTDDDENELPDRLIQL; this is encoded by the coding sequence ATGGCAGGCTGGAAACTCGACGCCGAAGGGCATGCGCGCGTCACTGCCGCAGCGGCGGAGGCGGAGCGCGGGACGAATGGCGAGATCGTCACGATCCTGTCCGATCAGTCGGACAGCTATCGCGACGTCGCGCTTCATTATGCGGTCGCGGCGATGCTGCTGGTCGGCGGGCTGTGCGGGCTTTTGCCCGCGATCCCCGAATGGCTGGTGACGCTCGGGCATGGCGGCTGGATCGATGCCGTCGCGCCGGGGCTGCTGATCTTCGTCACGATGCTGTTGCAGGTCGTGGCGTTCCTGCTGGTGCGCTACGGGCTCGAATATCGCCCGCTGCGGATGGCGCTGACGCCCAAGGCGACCAAGTCGCGCCGGGTGCAGCGCCGCGCGCTCGCGCTGTTCCGCGCGAGCGCCGAAAAGCGGACGGCGGCGCGCGAGGGCATTCTCCTCTATCTCTCGCTCGCCGAACATCGCGCCGAGATCATTGCCGACGAAGCGATCCACGGCGCCGTGCCGATGGAGCGCTGGGGCGACGCGATGGCGGCGCTGATCGACAAGGTGCGCGCGGGCGACGCGGCGGACGGCATGGCCGATGCGGTGGCGCAGATCGGTTCGATCCTTGCCGAACATCTGCCCAAGACCGACGACGACGAGAATGAACTCCCCGACCGGCTGATCCAGCTGTGA
- a CDS encoding NUDIX hydrolase — translation MWEGKWIVAKRQGRWEYVGRARGIQAAVILAIEDGHVLLVEQYRVPLGQRCLELPAGLIGDEDEGDTAHSAAIRELEEETGYQAERMEVLGKFFSSPGMVSEGFTLLRARGLTRIGPGGGVAGEDIKVHRVALSDIADFVAAKRDAGVAMDVKLLLLLAQDWLA, via the coding sequence ATGTGGGAAGGCAAGTGGATCGTCGCCAAACGGCAGGGCCGCTGGGAATATGTCGGCCGGGCCCGGGGTATTCAGGCGGCGGTGATCCTCGCAATCGAGGACGGTCATGTCCTGCTGGTCGAGCAATATCGCGTGCCGCTGGGGCAGCGCTGCCTCGAACTCCCGGCCGGGCTGATCGGTGACGAGGATGAAGGCGATACGGCGCATTCGGCCGCGATTCGCGAGCTGGAGGAGGAAACCGGCTATCAGGCCGAGCGGATGGAAGTGCTGGGCAAGTTTTTCAGCTCCCCCGGCATGGTCAGCGAAGGCTTCACCCTGCTGCGCGCGCGCGGCCTGACGCGCATCGGCCCCGGCGGCGGCGTGGCGGGGGAGGACATCAAGGTCCACCGCGTCGCGCTGTCCGACATCGCCGATTTCGTCGCTGCCAAGCGCGATGCGGGCGTGGCGATGGATGTGAAGCTGTTGCTGCTGCTCGCGCAGGACTGGCTGGCCTAG
- a CDS encoding nuclear transport factor 2 family protein, which produces MSPDAVLDSWIAAFNAADADALAALYAEDATNFQVALEPVTGREAIRAMFAAEFAAADMRCIVENRLSDGDWVAMEWRDPGGLRGCGFFEIRDGLIRMQRGYWDRLSAQGG; this is translated from the coding sequence GTGAGCCCCGACGCGGTCCTCGATAGCTGGATCGCCGCGTTCAATGCCGCCGACGCCGATGCGCTGGCGGCGCTCTATGCCGAAGACGCGACCAATTTTCAGGTCGCGCTTGAGCCCGTAACCGGCCGCGAGGCGATCCGCGCGATGTTTGCCGCCGAATTCGCCGCCGCCGACATGCGCTGCATTGTCGAGAACCGGCTGTCGGACGGCGACTGGGTCGCGATGGAATGGCGCGATCCCGGCGGCCTGCGCGGCTGCGGCTTTTTCGAGATCCGCGACGGCCTGATCCGCATGCAGCGCGGCTATTGGGACCGGCTGAGCGCGCAAGGCGGCTAG
- a CDS encoding ETC complex I subunit: MNSARIYQRPKNAMQSGRYRTDQWVLEYDPLEPQRPDPLTGWPGSGDTRNQLRLNFPSLDAAKAYAEREGIPFHVVPAPTRKLKLQAYADNFR; the protein is encoded by the coding sequence GTGAACAGCGCACGTATCTATCAGCGTCCCAAAAACGCCATGCAGTCCGGCCGCTACCGGACCGACCAGTGGGTGCTCGAATATGACCCGCTCGAGCCGCAGCGCCCCGATCCGCTGACCGGCTGGCCGGGTTCGGGCGACACGCGCAACCAGCTGCGCCTCAACTTCCCGAGCCTCGACGCGGCGAAGGCCTATGCCGAGCGCGAAGGCATCCCCTTCCATGTCGTCCCCGCGCCGACTCGCAAGCTGAAGCTTCAGGCTTACGCCGACAATTTCCGGTGA
- the hrpB gene encoding ATP-dependent helicase HrpB, translating into MSALPIHAVLPALLDSLRAGSSAVLVAPPGAGKTTAVAPALLHESWCTGEILLLSPRRLAARAAAERMAALAGEPVGRTFGYATRMDTKRSAATRVTVLTEGIFVNRIQADAELAGVSAVLFDEVHERSLDSDFGLALALDAQAGLRPDLRIVPMSATLDGARFSVLMGNAPVIESEGRSHPLTLHHIGRNAEARSEDSMAAAIRQALREEAGGILAFLPGVGEIERTAERLDPPPGTILHKLHGSLDPAAQRAAIAPDPEGRRKIVLATSIAETSLTLDGIRVVVDSGLARRPRYDRAAGMTRLVTERASQASVTQRAGRAARQGPGVAYRLWEEAATAGLPRFDTPEILEADLSALTLDCALWGVSDPRELQWLDSPPQAAIAEARARLTTLAALDADGRPTDHGRAIAGLPLPPRLGHMLVRASETGLARTAAQVAVLLGERGLGGNDPDLDLRLRRWRSERGKRAESARKLAERWARLGTKPPFVPSEVEGRATSATQGLATCIALAFPDRIARRRDSTGESWASAGGRGFRLDPTSSLASHEWLAVAETQGMASGARILSAAPIDFATVETLFADRIETRRTVRFNAATGAVEALRERRLGAIRLSSGPDSAADAAEIEAALLKGVRSGGLSLLPWRDSALALRTRAAFAFGEAENPIGDAALTDRLDEWLPPLLTGKRRLDAIAADQLHGALQGLLGWDGMQTIDRLAPARFETPAGSSHAIDYGAEGGPRVELRVQSLFGLSEHPAIGANRVPLVLSLTSPAGRPIQTTRDLPGFWSGSWAAVAKEMRGRYPKHPWPDDPASANATLRTKKADARGGGTR; encoded by the coding sequence ATGAGCGCGCTGCCGATCCACGCCGTCCTTCCGGCCTTACTCGATTCGCTGCGCGCGGGGAGCAGCGCCGTGCTCGTCGCGCCGCCGGGCGCGGGCAAGACCACCGCCGTTGCCCCGGCGCTGCTGCACGAAAGCTGGTGCACCGGCGAAATCCTGCTGCTCTCGCCGCGCCGCCTCGCCGCGCGCGCGGCGGCCGAGCGGATGGCGGCGCTGGCGGGCGAGCCGGTCGGCAGAACCTTCGGCTATGCCACGCGGATGGACACCAAACGCTCGGCGGCGACGCGCGTGACGGTCCTCACCGAAGGGATTTTCGTCAATCGCATCCAGGCCGATGCCGAACTGGCGGGCGTTTCGGCGGTGCTGTTCGACGAAGTCCATGAGCGCAGCCTCGACAGCGATTTCGGACTCGCACTCGCGCTCGACGCGCAGGCGGGGCTCCGCCCCGATCTGCGCATCGTGCCGATGTCGGCGACGCTCGACGGCGCGCGCTTCTCGGTGCTGATGGGCAACGCCCCGGTCATCGAGAGCGAAGGCCGCAGCCACCCGCTCACGCTCCACCATATCGGCCGCAACGCCGAAGCGCGCAGCGAGGACTCGATGGCCGCCGCGATCCGCCAGGCGCTCCGCGAGGAAGCGGGCGGCATCCTCGCCTTCCTCCCCGGCGTCGGCGAGATCGAGCGCACCGCCGAACGGCTCGATCCGCCGCCCGGCACCATCCTCCACAAGCTGCACGGCAGCCTCGATCCCGCCGCGCAGCGCGCCGCGATAGCCCCCGACCCGGAGGGCCGCCGCAAGATCGTGCTCGCGACCAGCATCGCCGAAACCTCGCTGACGCTCGACGGTATCCGCGTCGTGGTCGACAGCGGCCTCGCCCGACGCCCGCGCTATGATCGCGCCGCCGGGATGACCCGGCTCGTCACCGAACGCGCCAGCCAGGCATCGGTGACGCAGCGCGCCGGCCGCGCCGCACGGCAGGGGCCGGGGGTCGCCTATCGCCTCTGGGAAGAAGCCGCGACGGCGGGACTGCCCCGCTTCGACACGCCCGAAATCCTCGAGGCCGACTTGTCGGCGCTGACGCTCGATTGCGCCCTGTGGGGCGTATCCGATCCGCGCGAACTGCAATGGCTCGATTCGCCGCCGCAAGCCGCGATCGCCGAAGCCCGCGCCCGGCTGACCACGCTGGCAGCGCTCGACGCCGATGGCCGCCCGACCGATCACGGTCGCGCCATCGCCGGGCTGCCGCTCCCGCCGCGCCTCGGCCACATGCTGGTGCGCGCGAGCGAAACGGGCCTCGCCCGCACGGCCGCCCAGGTCGCCGTCCTGCTCGGCGAACGCGGCCTCGGCGGCAACGACCCCGACCTCGACCTGCGCCTGCGCCGCTGGCGGAGCGAACGCGGAAAGCGCGCGGAAAGCGCAAGGAAGCTGGCGGAACGATGGGCCCGGCTCGGGACAAAGCCCCCGTTCGTCCCGAGCGAAGTCGAGGGACGTGCCACAAGCGCGACTCAAGGATTGGCCACCTGCATCGCCCTCGCCTTCCCCGATCGCATCGCCCGCCGCCGCGATTCCACCGGCGAAAGCTGGGCCTCGGCGGGCGGACGCGGCTTCCGCCTCGACCCGACTTCGTCACTCGCCAGCCATGAATGGCTCGCGGTCGCCGAAACCCAGGGCATGGCATCGGGCGCGCGCATTCTTTCCGCCGCACCGATCGACTTCGCCACCGTCGAAACCCTGTTCGCCGACCGCATCGAAACCCGCCGGACCGTCCGCTTCAATGCCGCCACCGGCGCAGTCGAGGCACTGCGCGAACGCCGGCTCGGCGCGATTCGCCTGTCGAGCGGCCCCGATTCGGCCGCCGACGCAGCCGAGATCGAAGCGGCCTTGCTGAAGGGCGTGCGCAGCGGCGGCCTGTCGCTGCTCCCCTGGCGCGATTCGGCACTCGCGCTGCGCACCCGCGCGGCCTTCGCCTTCGGCGAGGCTGAGAACCCGATCGGCGATGCGGCGCTAACGGACCGCCTCGACGAATGGTTGCCGCCGCTGCTCACCGGCAAGCGCCGCCTCGACGCGATTGCCGCCGACCAGCTTCATGGAGCCTTGCAGGGCCTGCTCGGTTGGGACGGCATGCAGACGATCGACCGCCTTGCGCCTGCCCGCTTCGAAACCCCCGCAGGCTCCAGCCACGCGATCGATTACGGCGCCGAAGGCGGTCCGCGAGTCGAATTGCGCGTGCAATCGCTGTTCGGCCTGTCGGAACATCCCGCGATCGGCGCCAACCGCGTGCCGCTCGTCCTCAGCCTCACGTCTCCCGCCGGTCGCCCGATCCAGACGACGCGCGACCTGCCCGGCTTCTGGTCGGGAAGCTGGGCGGCGGTGGCGAAGGAAATGCGCGGCCGCTATCCCAAACACCCCTGGCCCGACGATCCCGCGAGCGCCAATGCAACGCTCCGCACCAAAAAAGCCGATGCAAGAGGCGGCGGCACACGATAA
- a CDS encoding ribonuclease E inhibitor RraB, producing the protein MRGRRFSPLKGREVSGAVMSLFEENAAILAALKAEGHDLARPRAVDFSHLFDDRASADTFALAAQGQGFSMRVESYEPEPGRWDVTASRVMEPSCRNITDVEAQLSEFAGRHGGCSDGWGFFDA; encoded by the coding sequence GTGAGGGGCCGGCGCTTCTCTCCCCTGAAGGGGAGAGAGGTTTCGGGGGCTGTCATGTCGTTGTTTGAAGAAAATGCGGCCATCCTCGCCGCGTTGAAAGCCGAGGGGCATGACCTGGCGCGGCCCCGCGCGGTCGATTTTTCGCACCTGTTCGACGATCGGGCATCGGCCGACACCTTTGCGCTTGCCGCGCAAGGTCAGGGCTTCTCGATGCGCGTGGAATCCTATGAGCCCGAGCCCGGTCGATGGGATGTGACGGCTTCGCGGGTGATGGAGCCGAGTTGCCGGAACATCACTGATGTCGAGGCACAATTGTCTGAATTTGCCGGGCGACATGGTGGATGCTCGGACGGCTGGGGCTTCTTCGACGCTTGA